From the Halococcus salsus genome, one window contains:
- a CDS encoding Lrp/AsnC family transcriptional regulator produces the protein MDDLDRAILDVLRRDSRTPYTEIAERVGTSEGTVRNRVERLIDEGTIERFTVTTRTGNIKAMVEVGVAVDVDTSAVSARMAEWPEVDFVWQVSGEEDVVLIVDAADTGAVNELITQARELDDVVSTKTRLILDERRG, from the coding sequence ATGGACGACCTCGACCGGGCGATCCTCGACGTGCTCCGGCGCGACTCGCGGACGCCCTACACCGAGATCGCCGAACGCGTCGGCACGTCGGAGGGGACGGTACGGAACCGCGTCGAGCGCCTGATCGACGAGGGGACCATCGAGCGGTTCACCGTCACGACCAGGACGGGGAACATCAAGGCGATGGTCGAGGTGGGCGTCGCGGTCGACGTCGACACCTCGGCGGTCTCGGCGCGGATGGCCGAGTGGCCCGAGGTGGATTTCGTCTGGCAGGTCTCGGGCGAGGAGGACGTGGTGCTCATCGTCGACGCGGCGGACACCGGGGCGGTCAACGAACTGATCACGCAGGCGCGCGAACTCGACGACGTCGTGAGCACGAAGACGCGGCTGATCTTGGACGAACGACGAGGATAG